A single Bacillus sp. OxB-1 DNA region contains:
- a CDS encoding cryptochrome/photolyase family protein: MHEAVPPAVGVPDRLEGIGDVVESLTVERLGLLPQEEVDFGEYWIPGEAGAVAQWETFVDERLGAYAAGRDFPHQDTISSLSPYVSHGEISVRAVWHEVRCRAESESSLRQTADAFLRQLIWRDFAYHQLLHFPGMLHSSLRCQFESFPWEGTADQFAAWKQGRTGYPLVDAGMRQLQETGFIHNRVRMVAASFLVKHLLIPWTAGSDWFGDRLIDFDAANNAMGWQWVTGSGIDAAPYFRIFNPIIQSEKFDANGFYIRRWLPELGKLPAPYIHHPWTASDEVLAEADIRLGEDYPYPMIDHAYARKRALEAYDTVKGKA, from the coding sequence ATGCATGAGGCGGTTCCGCCGGCCGTCGGGGTGCCGGATCGGTTGGAGGGCATCGGGGATGTGGTGGAATCGCTGACTGTGGAGAGACTCGGACTGTTGCCACAGGAAGAGGTGGATTTTGGAGAATATTGGATTCCCGGAGAGGCAGGGGCCGTTGCGCAATGGGAGACATTCGTTGACGAAAGGTTGGGCGCGTATGCAGCTGGAAGGGATTTTCCGCATCAGGACACCATTTCGTCACTGTCGCCATATGTGTCACATGGAGAAATCAGCGTTCGGGCAGTTTGGCATGAGGTCAGGTGCCGGGCTGAGTCGGAGAGCTCCCTGCGACAGACAGCGGATGCATTTCTGCGGCAACTGATCTGGAGGGATTTTGCCTACCATCAGCTGCTGCATTTTCCGGGGATGCTGCACTCTTCTCTGCGCTGCCAATTTGAGAGCTTTCCTTGGGAGGGGACGGCGGATCAGTTTGCAGCGTGGAAACAGGGCAGGACGGGGTATCCGCTTGTCGATGCCGGGATGCGGCAACTGCAGGAAACGGGGTTCATCCACAACCGGGTTCGGATGGTTGCTGCTTCTTTCCTGGTGAAGCATCTTCTCATCCCCTGGACTGCGGGTTCGGATTGGTTTGGAGATAGGCTGATCGATTTTGATGCGGCGAACAACGCCATGGGTTGGCAGTGGGTGACGGGCAGTGGCATTGACGCTGCCCCGTATTTCCGCATATTCAATCCTATTATCCAAAGCGAGAAATTTGACGCGAATGGATTTTATATCCGTCGTTGGCTTCCAGAGCTGGGGAAGCTTCCCGCTCCGTACATCCACCATCCTTGGACTGCTTCCGATGAGGTGCTCGCTGAAGCGGACATCCGGCTTGGAGAGGACTATCCGTATCCGATGATCGATCACGCTTATGCAAGGAAACGGGCATTGGAGGCATATGATACTGTGAAGGGGAAAGCTTGA
- a CDS encoding thiol-disulfide oxidoreductase DCC family protein, with amino-acid sequence MKRIILFDGDCNFCDASVQFILKRDPAEHFLFASLQSDTGQKYREQYQIPDDVDSIVLIEKEKAYTKSAAALHIAKKLDGMWHILFLLILVPRPIRDAVYDYVAKNRYRWFGKKEACMLPTPEERKRFI; translated from the coding sequence ATGAAAAGGATTATCCTGTTCGACGGGGACTGCAACTTCTGCGATGCGAGTGTGCAATTCATACTGAAGCGCGATCCGGCAGAACATTTCCTGTTCGCTTCCCTGCAAAGCGACACCGGACAAAAATACAGGGAGCAGTATCAGATACCGGATGATGTGGACAGCATTGTATTGATTGAGAAGGAGAAGGCGTACACAAAATCTGCGGCGGCACTCCATATCGCAAAGAAACTGGACGGCATGTGGCATATACTGTTCTTGTTGATCCTCGTCCCGCGTCCAATCCGGGATGCCGTCTATGACTACGTCGCCAAGAACCGCTACAGATGGTTCGGGAAAAAAGAGGCCTGCATGCTTCCGACTCCCGAAGAGCGGAAACGGTTTATATGA
- a CDS encoding DUF779 domain-containing protein, whose translation MPDRVIATDAALELIDFLKRKHGPLLFHQSGGCCDGSSPMCYPEGDLIIGDQDVLLGSIGGVPFYMHKNQFDYWKHTQLIIDVVEGRGGMFSLEGVEGKRFLTRSRAFTAEENEQLQA comes from the coding sequence TTGCCAGATCGCGTCATCGCAACGGACGCAGCTTTGGAACTGATCGATTTCCTGAAGCGGAAACACGGTCCGCTTCTATTCCATCAGTCAGGTGGTTGCTGTGACGGCTCTTCGCCAATGTGTTATCCGGAGGGCGACCTGATCATCGGCGATCAGGACGTGCTGCTTGGGTCTATCGGCGGAGTCCCGTTCTATATGCACAAAAACCAGTTCGACTATTGGAAGCATACCCAGCTCATCATCGATGTCGTGGAGGGGCGGGGCGGCATGTTCTCGCTCGAGGGCGTGGAAGGGAAACGGTTCCTGACAAGGTCGCGCGCTTTTACGGCAGAAGAGAACGAGCAATTGCAGGCATAA